CGTGGGCCAAATTCTTCTCCATCCCTTCTTGAGCTGCATCCCTAGCGGCAGGGGTGACTTGCCTAGCTTGCTTTGAGACCAGACGACCCGAGGATGTCCACTTCTTCTAGAGACGCCGCTCTGGTGGGTCTGATGGGTCTGCAACGCAATCATAGCGGCGTGAACCGCACTGATCCTACTCTGTACCAGTCGACACGCCCTCACACAGGAAAACCCTTGACTCCATGCCGCAGACGTCGTCTCAATCCCCAGACCAGCAGCCTGATTCTCGCTCCAGCACTACTTCCCGCCCGCCTTTTCTCACTGATTACTGGCTCCGCCCGTTGACACACCCCCTGCCGGCCCGTATGACGCAGCCCACCACCCTGGCTGCCATGCCAGAATGATAATCCCAGCACAGGAACGTGAAGTGAGGGTCAAATGTGATGAGGAACCTAGCCAAGCACCCCATGGGCCAGATTCTGATTTGACGACTGTTCTAAATTCTACGGTTTACAGCCATCATGTAGCTACTAAGTCGCCCATGCTTCTTTATTGCTTGGTCCCTCCTGATCCACACCCAGATCCTTGGAGAGTTGATCTTGTTCAAAGCTGCTAGGCTCGATTTATCTTTCAAGCCATCGATTGCCCCATGTTTCGTTAACCCCCTCGAACCCCTTTGGAGCCGGTACCACCATTTCACGATACATATTCAAGCTGAGCCCTTCTCAGTTCTTCAGATCTACCATCATTACTTTCACCTCAAAAGTTAATTTGTATTGAGAACGATAATTACTCTAATATCAGCTGTCGTTTTGGCAACTTGTCTCGATATATCTCAACTTTCAATCATATTACTTCCTCGATACGATTCAATATGATGCACCCACTCTTCGGTGTGCAGCCAGCAGGCTCCTTGCCCATCACATATCCTTATGACACAATGCTGGACGACCACACACAACAAATGGCATGCTcgcaagcttcaagaaggttcTCACGAGGGTCCAGTGGACAACGATCTGGTGGTGCTATGAGGGTGACCAAGCCCTCAAGCGCCAACAACAGCCCTCGCTTGTCCGGTATTATGGCTCGCCGAAAGACTCTCATGAATGACGGCAACTCGCAACGTCGACAACAGCAGATCATGGAACAGCTATCAACATTTTGTGACGTAGAGTCCCAGCAACCCGCCCCACGGTCATCACGTCCCGTGAGTTGGCATCCAGGCTCATATGGCCAACAACCCTATGTCCAGGCGCAACAACCCGCGTATGCCTTGACTACAAGCCATTTGCCTTCCGACCACCAAGACTTGCACGGCAACTATGCTCATTATTCCCCAATGATGGATTCAACTTCATGCGGTACATCCCCGCTGGCTTTCTCCCATCTGCCTCTCCCATATCAATCTACCGACAACATGACCTACAATCCTTACCACGGAACGAACATGTCGCACCACTCCCCCGCTGCTTCTATGGTATTTCTGGGTCGTCAACTGCCTGTCATTACTGCGCCCGCCGAGACCACTGATAGCAATGGATGGGACTGGAATACCTTTATCATGCACGGTATTGGCTCCACCACACCCCCCACCCCTGAGACTCTCCCACAAACCCAACTGTCTCAACCAGCAGTATCAGAGGATCCTCACTATCAGGCTCTTGAAGATGCCGCGGAAGAAGACGGCGAGATTCTGGTTGGAATGGGGCTGTACGACACTCCGGAGAAGTACAACGAGGATCCTCAGCTCAACAACTATCGATCTACTGTATCATCTTTACTTGGGTCATCATTCGGGGCCCATGAGCCTCAAGGCAAGGGCCTTAAGCTCGAAGAGACATGGGAGCCTCCCAAATctgacgaagaggatgaagatgaagacgacgaagaggaggaggatgacgagcaGTGATCCCGCTGCATCTCGAAATTTGTAACGGCATACATGAATAATGACATGATTTTTTGTAACACTATGGTGTACACTGGTAGGCAGGAAAAGCCGGTTTTTGCTTCTCTGGAACATGGGAAACTACAAGGTGGTTAGGTCGGTGCACCTGGATCTCAGGATAAGGAACATGGATGCAAGCGTTTGGATTTACTACATATATAGAGTTCGGCTGGCTATGGATACCCCGTGCAAAGAGCACACAACTAAGAGATACAAGTAAGGCTCAGGCAGCCGCCCAATAGTTATCCAACGAAGAAATACAACCAATATattgagagagagaataaAGCGACTTGGCAACGTGTCACGTATTGTGGTCTAACAATAATGACTTGGGCCATGGCCTATCACGCAACAGCAAAATCCATCAGTCACCAGAGCATCGTTGGAGATACCTCAGGtatagtaggtaggtaggtagcttagGCAAAAAGAGGCGGTATGAATGAGGTTGGACCCAAAAAGAGCCGCGTCTCTTGCCAACGTTGATTAGGTACTGTAGCTGTGCTGAACCCTGTACAGCATGTGGCATCGAAGGTCCGTGCTTCCGCACTTGACTCAGCATATTCAATTGGTCAAGTTCCAGATTTGACGCCCCCCTCCCCACTCTGAGCCAGCCCTGCGTGGCATGTGCACGACCCCCCTCTTTCCgattttctttgttttcgGCATTACGTATTTGCTCAGGGACGGTTGTGGCTGAATAATAAAAAGTGGCTAGCGCCACCGTAAGATTGATCGGCCTTTTGGGGAAATATAAAACCTCTGAGATTAAACGAGGTGCCAGAATAAACTGGTCTAAAGCTCCACAACAAGTATAGTAAacttacccaagtctttttatcactttAGATAAAAGTCCTAGGTTTTCATGCGCCCTATTGATCGGTAACTCAATCTAATTCAGCAACTTCTTAGAACTCTGTGCGGCTCGGAAGCTCCGCAGATAGAACTGGGAGTCATACTCCGTACAAGCTCATGCATTCTGGGGAGACATGACTAGCCTACCTAGCATGCTCCGAATGAGACTTGACCAGGAGCTCTGCTCCACCTCGTGACCTGAAAAATTGCTCAACCTGCCTAAGGCACAGGGAGGCGGTCCTTATTCGAGGTGGGATGGTAGATGTCTTACCCTGTACCAACCTCGGACTTTGGTATTGTGCTTTACTCGTTGACATTTATCTACGACACTGTGCGCTGAAATACGTAGGTGTTGGGGGGTAAGAAATTAAAAGAGAATCACGATTATAATATTGAAAACCCGTGAGAAATAATAGGTTGCAGAATAAACTCACAAGGCATTAAAACGTGATGCTATTGGCAAGAATAACACATGCTGTTGAGGCGATAGATATCCATCATTTGTTACGGAAAATTTATCCGACCAAAAATCCTGCAATCAGTGCACAAcaaacgaaaaaaaaaaacaggaCAGAAGTAAATACACGCGCCGCTGTTTCCCCCGGACAGACGACTAGATGCTGCTAAGTATCAAATACTCCGGAGGAAAAAAAATATTATCATAGAGACCCAAAAAAAATGGTACAATACGTCTTTACACCATGGCGCGACCGTTACGAACTCTTGCTCGTTCGCGAGCAGATGTACACAGGCATCGACACCAACGCTATAGAGGCCAAGGGGTATTCAAGCTATGCTGAAGGCAGTGTAAACATACAAAACCAACGGATCTTGGACGATCAGGAAACACAAAAGAGGCAGCACAAAGCGGTTGCGCGCGTGTCGATGTGGATGCAGCGAGGAAACTGCCCTCACATGGTCGAGTCAACAGCCCTGTTGATGGCGGCGATGCTAAGTGATAAAGAGGCAGCCGCTAGAGAAAATGCAGCTTCGTCGGCGTACGCAATCAGAGCAGCATATTCAGCTGCCTTCAGCAGGTAAGCTCTGCCAGCGGAGACCCATTGCTGTACGATGGAGCTGATGAAACACGAGGTTCGTTACtggtcttcttgatggccatCAGGACAAACAGCGCAAACAGAGCATGTACTCTATTGCAAAGACCATTGGGTTGCCCGCTACATTTGTTGAGCTTCGCCATCAGTCAACGCACGAACAGCTGCCTTCATTAGCAAAGTTGCGCACGGCAGCAAAGAAGGCATTATTGTGGATTTGGGAGTATTACTGGAAGCAGCTGGGCGAGGACAATAGCGACGCGTGTCGCAAGACAGTACTACGGTATCTCAGTGAGGGAGATGAATCGAAGCTGGCAGCTCTGTTCCAGGAGTTCGAGCGGTGGCTCCTGAGCGCGTTCTCAAGACAGTTCAAGAGGTCAAGGGCAGTTTGCCAGGCAACCAAGCATTTCTGAAGTGCGCAGAATTGATGCAGAGGCTACGAGAgtctgaggaagagaggaagTCGTCAAAATCTGGTACCGCCGATACGACGATGCAAGATACAGAGCCTAACACCggcgaagctgatgaggaagatgacttTGGGTGGTCACAGTTCAAAGGCACATGGAAGCCTAAACCTATTGGCATTGTTTAGAACGAGCGCTCAATCTTTCTATTAGATACCCCTTTTTGACTGGATATAAAAATCATCATTCTGCAGAGGCAAGTGAATGTTGGAATTGGACTCGGATATATCACGTGCAGTCGCCCGCATCGGCAAACGTCATGATGCTGGAGCCACGATGCCTTGCTTGGATGACAAAGACTCACGTCTCATTCGATCTTGTTCTGTTACAGCGCATCCGCCTTCAACCGACCGGCCTTGACATTTACAGAGACCTACTTATGTATAGAATCGCTACAAGTCGGCCATTTCTCAGACAGAAAATTGGATTTCTATCTAGTGCTGTGAGTCAGTTGTTCAACTCCAAAGGTGTGCCCAGCTGAGATGATGTAGCTTGTTGCTACCCGCGCCATGCATATCCAGTCAATTCCCATGTGTATGCCAAGTGTCCAAAGAATCCCTTTTGAagtcgaggaccttgaaaCTGATTTCAATAGGGGAGGGAAGCTCCAACAACTACGCTTACCTGGTAGTTGACGATAAGTCCAAGGACGCCGTCATCGTTGATCCCGCAAACCCTCCCGAGTACATAGTAACCACCCTGAGAATATCtgagaagctgctgatgTATAGTGCAGGGTTGCGCCTATCCTAaaggaggctatcaaggcGGGGAAGATCAACTTGACAGCCATTGTCAACACCCATCAGTGAGTATCATTAACTGCCAATTTTCCCGACCTAGACTGATCTCCTTGCTGCCATTGGGATCATGCAGGAggcaacaagaagctggtAAGACCCCCCAGAATGATGCCCCATGAAAACTTGTTGACACCCacaagcttgctgagctGGGCAATCCCAAGATAGACATAATTGGCGGCAAAGACTGCGATGGTGTTACGAAGACACCAGGTCACGGCGAGACCTTCAATCTCGGCGATATCACCTTCAAGGGTGTGCATACACCTTGCCACACTCAGGACagcatctgcttctttgtgGAAGACGGAAAGGACAAAGCTGTCTTCACGGGTGATACCCTTTTCATTGGCGGTAAGTTTGAGCCAACCTCAGATGTGCACAATGATGTCTTGAGCCTGTGCTGATAATGGACAGGATGTGGAAGATTCTTCGAGGGCAATGCGGAGGAGATGCACGAGGCTTTGAACAAGCGTCTTGCGGCGTTGCCTGATGACACTGTGGTTTATGTAAGTTCGAAGCCAACACAAAAGTACGTCGACGCTCATATTATGATAGCCGGGACATGAGTATACCAAGGCCAATGTCAAGTTTGCCGCATCTGTTTCTCAGCGCGATGCTGTCCAGAAGCTCCACTCCTTCGCCGAGAACAATAAGGTCACCACTGGCAAGTTTACCATCGGAGACGAAAAGGTAGCTCAAATCCACGACTTGTTTCGATACAAAACGGCTGACTTTGCATAGGAACACAACGTCTTTATGAGGGTCGAGGTTCGTCAAAGTTGTTGAACATGTTAGGATACCAAACTAACCATCACAGGATCCCGAGATTCAGAAGCAGACAGGCGAGACGGAGCCTGTGGCAGTTATGGCCAAGTTACGCGAAATGAAGAACAACTTCAAGTGAGTAAGTAGTAGCAGTTCCTCACGATCCTGTATCCTTTCATGGCTGACCAGTCTAAAGAGAGCCAGAGGCCAAGATATAGATGGCAGATAACAGATTGGCCAGGACCCAGGAGAAAGGAAGCATAtgggtgaagatgagctgcATAGGGCGAGCGAGTATTCTGAGCGAATAATTAACTTTATTGAAAACCAAGCACTACAAATTGTGTGTCTCCATGGATCGCTAGGTGCCTGTCTTCAAAGACACGGCATCGCTTGCTACCCGCTGGAACCACGTCGGTTTGAAGTTGTCCGACGAGGCTTGTTTTGATTTTGCTTCACTGTCCACACTTGCTCGCTGTAGTGATTTCAAAGCGGCAAGCTCTAGCATTTTTAGAAGCGAATATTGAGGGAACATCACGATATCGAGAAGAGCTGTCGGCGTTGAGATCCGAGTATGTATGGTAGCGACGTAGCAGGCATAGGTAAACAAACCGTAGAGTACTCCGCGGTGATTATTCTCCAAGAGAGCGCGAGTGCATTGTGAAATCAGTCCAGAAAGACTGTGGAAATGTTGACATAGATTGTTAAAGGGAAATGGTCTGGGTCTGTAAGGAAAAATTTATTAAAACTCATTTGAGAGAAGGGCCCGTACAGTTTGAAAAGAGACTCTAGACGGTGCTGGGTGCACTGTCCGTCGCGGGCGCCAaattcaccatcatcaccacaaaGCACCTATCGTGATATCAATAATCGCGACTGCGTATCAGTGCTTGTTGTCCCTTCTTCGCAAGCGCAAATGGTAATGCATAATCTGACCTTATACCAGTCAAGACAAGGCCTAACAGAATCCTTTAGCCTCCAAAGCGCAAGGCTCCCGCGACCAGCGCAACCGCCGCACCCAAGACGCGACAATCCAAACTTGCAAAGGAGCATAATGTGACTGCGCAAGAAGAGGGCGAGATCCGTGAGGCGTTCAGTCTCTTTGCAGAGCCAATGGACGGCGAGAAGCATGGAGTCTTGCCTATCGACGACGTTAAGTCTGCACTCGTGTAAGTAACCATGTGAGGACGCCTTTGCGTTCTTGGCTGACATATGCTTGTTTAATTAGAGCCCTCGGTGTTCCACCCTCTTCTCACGCAGAGCTCAAAGAATTTATATCGATCCTGGATCCAGAAAACGACGGATACGCGACATTTGAACCTTTCTTCGCAATCTGCGCCCTCAAATTCCATACAAGAGAGCACGACTCGGACGCCCATCGTGCAGAAGTCGAGGAAGCTTTTCGACTATTCACAAATGGTCAGGATGGACCCATTACCCTTGCACACCTGCGGCGTGTTGCTGCTGTGCTCAAagaggatgtcgatgagGAACTACTCAAGGATATGATTCTCGAGGCGAACGGCGGCGTAGGTGTTGCTAGGGGAGTGGGcgttgaggagtttgatggaGTCATGAAGAGTGCTGGTGTTTGGAGGTGattctccagcttccaggAGGAGCCACTGTGTTACGATTTACGAACAAACGAAACTTGCCTTGTACGACTTGGGGGAGCTAATACCATGAGACGAAGCGGAATCGATCCAAGAGTTGCAATGCTGCATTGAAAGAGAGGTAAGAATCCCGACACGAGGGATAAGACGCTGACTGCTAATCACCCATTTCCGCTTGCAGATCAAGGTACATgataattattataatagtaaagTGCGCATTACTGAGTCGAGGCTTCTTTGGAGGGACCTTGATGAGTTCATAAACGGAGGTTTCAGACATTCAGTGTCTATATCAGCAGTTGAGGGGCAGCTGTACGCATTCACTGTTTCCAAATCTAATTTCACAATCTCAAAAGCGCTAGGTTCTTCAGGATCAACGGTCCTGGCCAATACATATGTATAATCACACCTAATTCTGAAACGCCTTATCAGATGCATGCATGCCCCATAGGTGACAGTGACGGGACGGGAGGGGATACGTGAGCTAACAAGCACACACTCCCAGACACTATGTCAACCCAACTACCTGAAATGAACCTGAACTATATAGCAGCGCAAAACCAGACGTCGTAACTTTCGTGAAAATCATTGCGGAGACTCGACCGTCACCGCTGGCTTGGCGTCACCACccttggcggcagcggcagcgagcttctcctcttcctgtcGGCGGGAGTCGAGTACGACCTTGAGCTCCGGGGGAGGGTTGAAGCCAGCGTGGTCTGAGTGGCGTTTATAGTAGTATGCGTCAGGCTTGGGTTGCATCTCGGGAGGGAGCTCCTCCATGATGcacttgacgatgttgtcgatcgagttcttcttggaggcgTCGCGGTGCCATACGGTGATGAGGTGGGAGTTGAAGCGGACGGAGAGACCGACACCGCAAAGCTGGTCGTCTAAGTAGAAGTTAGCACAAGTGCGTCCATTGTGGTCATAGTTCGTACCGTCGTCGAGAACACTCTGGAGTTTCTCGCCAATAGCGAGGAGCTGAACACGAGTCCACACATCAGGTCCTATGCTCTTAGGGAAGCGGAATGTCCAACTTCCACCCAGAATATTGCGTCGGTCCTCCCAGACAGGGCGAAAGCCTGACTTGAAAAGATACAAAGACTCTCGAACACCAATATTTCCGACAGGAGTATTGTTGGCATAGCGCCAAAAGTCCTGCACCGACTCGATCTGGGTACCGAGCTGCTCCAGCCCCGAGTGATACTGATCACCGCTTTCCCCTTCCTTGGCCTGTCGGTCGAAGTAGACGTTCCAATAATGCTGGGTGGGCAGTGCTCGCATCGTCTTTAGGAAGTTTCGCTTGGCATCGTCGCGCTGTTCGGCGGGAGAGCTGGGATCGCTCTCCTGAGATTGCGAGTCTGCGATGCCGCGCgtgaagagaggaagacggGAAGACATGTTGGTAAGATGCGAGACGAACAAGGAGGGAAAACGAATGTAAGAATGCCGAGTAGTTATGGAGGTTAGGAAAGCCAAAGGTCGGAGATGAGCACGGAGACTGGAGTTGAAACTACAGTACAGAGGCAACCCTGTCACGTATCGAGGTAGCTTAGCTGGTGAGGAGGGGGCACGTCAGACAGAAAGAGGAATGGACAACTTAGTACAGGTAAACTATCAACAGCCCCTATTTCGTCGTTTAGTTCTTAGTAACAAGCGAATAATGGCAGGCATATAAAGAGAAGGCCAATGTGTAGTAGTCAGAAAAGGAGAC
This region of Fusarium verticillioides 7600 chromosome 3, whole genome shotgun sequence genomic DNA includes:
- a CDS encoding hydroxyacylglutathione hydrolase encodes the protein MMLEPRCLAWMTKTHVSFDLVLLQRIRLQPTGLDIYRDLLMYRIATSRPFLRQKIGFLSSALVATRAMHIQSIPMWEGSSNNYAYLVVDDKSKDAVIVDPANPPEVAPILKEAIKAGKINLTAIVNTHQLISLLPLGSCRRQQEADIIGGKDCDGVTKTPGHGETFNLGDITFKGVHTPCHTQDSICFFVEDGKDKAVFTGDTLFIGGCGRFFEGNAEEMHEALNKRLAALPDDTVVYPGHEYTKANVKFAASVSQRDAVQKLHSFAENNKVTTGKFTIGDEKEHNVFMRVEDPEIQKQTGETEPVAVMAKLREMKNNFK